A window from Sphingobium sp. EM0848 encodes these proteins:
- a CDS encoding lytic transglycosylase domain-containing protein, with amino-acid sequence MGQCIRQAADGRTWLVRTLWGLRDQEAGWIGAEILNSNGSHDLGPLQVNSFWIPKLAVMVDRPPAQVRTWLAHDPCFNVQAARWIFLSALSATRDYWKAVGVYHSPTDWRRRRYAQSVAAHMKMRFGSTIFAATQTVRGSSGEGGRP; translated from the coding sequence GTGGGTCAGTGCATCCGGCAGGCCGCAGATGGCCGAACATGGTTGGTACGAACGCTCTGGGGGCTGCGGGACCAGGAGGCCGGATGGATCGGGGCTGAAATCCTCAACAGCAATGGCTCGCATGATCTGGGGCCACTCCAGGTCAACAGCTTCTGGATTCCCAAACTGGCCGTGATGGTCGACCGGCCGCCGGCTCAGGTGCGGACATGGCTCGCTCATGATCCATGCTTCAATGTGCAGGCGGCGAGGTGGATCTTTCTGTCGGCACTTTCGGCGACGCGCGACTATTGGAAGGCGGTCGGGGTCTATCATAGCCCAACCGACTGGCGGCGACGCCGCTACGCTCAAAGCGTGGCGGCCCATATGAAGATGCGGTTTGGCAGTACCATCTTCGCGGCCACCCAGACTGTGCGTGGTTCTTCAGGCGAGGGGGGCAGGCCATGA
- a CDS encoding AlpA family transcriptional regulator, producing MRKGPSTPPPTHFVTVEEFASMARISRRTLDRYRQSRPAGFPTEYDVGYGQIRRPRFKLSDVEQWLDSRALW from the coding sequence ATGAGAAAAGGTCCGTCCACTCCTCCGCCGACCCATTTCGTCACCGTGGAGGAGTTTGCATCGATGGCGCGAATCTCGCGAAGAACGCTCGATCGCTATCGCCAAAGCCGACCTGCGGGTTTCCCGACGGAATATGATGTCGGTTACGGGCAAATTCGCCGGCCGCGTTTTAAGCTTTCTGACGTGGAGCAATGGCTCGATTCCCGCGCGCTCTGGTGA
- a CDS encoding glycoside hydrolase family 75 protein codes for MNIYRWDTVLVTVTATLLLAGTPLQATECPLKTGFTFNETVKVKSKAGITKKAHPVSVQMGPASSLVYTNKLRVNTDGSPRSYNQYGRDAPGAVQAYNRLCNALSVKLKSGEILSAETQPNCHFITQYYQPTRDSGWKISPEYTIKWYAIEHEDPKDGRYRPCVQQSGPFKNFFISTTALPNVLNQKSCNVANWVDSDQIPYITLPPDGRFDQGGKAMGSLALVRATIAGQRRTVVAIVADTGNSFELGEGSIALHRLLRGMTPDSFAPYQSYEIGSAVTTILFPELKAERPFTNEGLQAQREHLEALLGDADTAENCLTARP; via the coding sequence ATGAACATTTATCGCTGGGACACTGTACTCGTGACGGTCACCGCAACGCTGTTGCTCGCCGGCACACCGCTGCAGGCAACAGAATGCCCCTTAAAGACGGGTTTCACTTTCAACGAGACGGTCAAGGTTAAATCGAAGGCGGGGATCACGAAGAAGGCGCATCCCGTATCCGTCCAGATGGGGCCGGCAAGCAGTCTGGTCTATACGAACAAATTGCGTGTCAACACCGATGGATCGCCACGGAGTTACAACCAATATGGCCGTGATGCTCCGGGGGCTGTGCAAGCGTACAACAGGCTTTGCAATGCGCTCAGCGTGAAACTGAAATCCGGTGAAATCCTGTCCGCAGAAACACAACCAAACTGTCACTTCATCACGCAATATTATCAGCCTACGCGTGACAGTGGCTGGAAGATCTCTCCAGAATACACCATTAAATGGTATGCCATCGAACATGAAGATCCAAAGGATGGACGTTATCGTCCTTGTGTTCAGCAGAGCGGCCCTTTCAAAAATTTCTTCATTTCCACCACCGCGCTGCCAAATGTCTTGAATCAAAAATCCTGTAACGTGGCAAACTGGGTCGACTCCGACCAGATTCCTTATATCACTTTGCCGCCCGACGGTCGGTTCGATCAGGGAGGTAAAGCGATGGGGTCTTTGGCACTCGTTCGTGCAACGATTGCAGGTCAGCGGCGGACTGTCGTGGCGATCGTCGCTGATACAGGGAACAGCTTCGAACTGGGCGAGGGGTCGATCGCCCTCCATCGGCTACTGCGCGGAATGACGCCTGACTCTTTCGCCCCCTATCAGAGCTATGAAATCGGGAGCGCGGTCACCACCATCTTGTTTCCGGAGCTCAAGGCTGAACGCCCCTTCACAAATGAGGGGCTCCAGGCGCAGCGCGAGCACCTCGAGGCTTTGCTGGGTGATGCAGATACAGCGGAGAATTGTCTGACTGCGCGTCCGTGA